One genomic segment of Paraburkholderia phymatum STM815 includes these proteins:
- a CDS encoding cyclic peptide export ABC transporter: MTVSNAPPANGLDRPNKPATRLLLSLLRRSRGALALALIACIANGVSSVLLVATLNRALSAPAAADLPLALRFGACALVALIARIVSGVLFAGLSQDTMGHMREHAAARVAAAELRDVERVGAAPVQSVLTDDATNVSMLFFALPNIVMHGSIVAGCLAYLARLSWPICVLALAAILIGSLGYRYGDIRAIASLEAAGRAQDRLFDYLGALFAGAKELKLHRKRARQFVDGQLGAAITEVRDHRRRAFVAYAAGVGWIIFLFYVFLGAATFVPSIGVHADAHAAAGYVIVFLFMLVPLDGLLNNLPTVNAARVSLERIERVLAEFEEPHRAAVPATASGAPCATFRALTLRGITHAYFHERDERMFRIGPIDLSFRPGELVFIVGGNGSGKTTLAKVLTGLYEPQGGVIEVDGLPVTRDTRPAYRERFSTVFNDFHLFDTLLGIVDPDDTNAAARAAADARANALLAKLALDHKVRVENGTFSTRALSTGQRKRLALVVAYLEDRPFYLFDEWAADQDPSFKAVFYEQLLPELRARGKTVVVITHDDRYFPVADRVLKLDNGAIVNETRGVQHAVAGHSAARATMHADVQQPKRDAS; the protein is encoded by the coding sequence ATGACTGTTTCCAACGCACCGCCCGCGAATGGTTTGGATCGCCCGAACAAACCCGCCACCCGTTTGCTGTTGTCGCTATTGCGGCGCTCGCGCGGCGCGCTCGCGCTCGCGCTGATCGCATGCATTGCGAATGGCGTGTCGAGCGTACTGCTCGTCGCGACACTCAATCGCGCGTTGAGCGCGCCCGCCGCAGCGGATCTTCCGCTTGCGCTGCGGTTCGGGGCTTGCGCACTGGTGGCATTGATCGCGCGCATTGTGTCAGGCGTGCTGTTCGCCGGGCTGTCGCAGGACACGATGGGCCACATGCGCGAGCATGCGGCCGCACGCGTCGCGGCAGCGGAACTGCGCGACGTCGAACGCGTCGGCGCAGCACCCGTTCAATCGGTCCTCACCGACGATGCGACCAACGTGTCAATGCTCTTTTTCGCGTTGCCCAACATCGTGATGCACGGCTCGATCGTCGCGGGCTGTCTCGCCTATCTCGCGCGCCTGTCCTGGCCCATATGCGTGCTGGCGCTCGCCGCGATCCTGATTGGGTCGCTCGGTTACCGCTACGGCGACATTCGCGCGATTGCATCGCTCGAAGCAGCGGGCCGCGCGCAGGACCGGCTGTTCGACTATCTGGGCGCGCTGTTTGCGGGCGCGAAGGAACTGAAGCTGCATCGGAAACGCGCCCGCCAGTTCGTCGACGGACAGCTCGGCGCCGCGATCACCGAAGTGCGCGACCATCGACGCCGCGCGTTCGTTGCGTACGCGGCGGGCGTCGGCTGGATCATCTTTCTGTTCTACGTTTTTCTCGGCGCGGCGACCTTTGTGCCGTCGATCGGTGTGCATGCCGACGCGCATGCGGCAGCCGGCTATGTGATTGTGTTCCTGTTCATGCTGGTGCCGCTCGACGGCCTGCTGAACAATCTGCCGACTGTCAATGCGGCGCGCGTGTCGCTGGAGCGCATCGAGCGGGTTCTCGCCGAGTTCGAAGAGCCGCATCGGGCAGCAGTGCCCGCAACGGCTTCGGGCGCTCCGTGCGCAACCTTCCGCGCGCTCACGCTGCGCGGCATCACGCATGCGTATTTTCATGAACGCGACGAGCGCATGTTCCGCATCGGGCCTATCGATCTGAGCTTCAGACCAGGCGAGCTGGTGTTCATCGTCGGCGGCAACGGCAGCGGAAAGACGACCCTTGCGAAAGTGTTGACGGGTCTCTACGAGCCGCAAGGCGGCGTGATCGAAGTGGACGGTTTGCCCGTTACGCGCGACACCCGGCCCGCCTATCGCGAGCGCTTCTCGACGGTGTTCAACGATTTCCATCTGTTCGATACGCTGCTGGGCATCGTCGATCCCGACGACACGAACGCCGCTGCCCGCGCCGCCGCCGATGCGCGCGCCAATGCGTTGCTCGCAAAGCTCGCGCTCGATCACAAGGTGCGCGTGGAAAACGGCACGTTCTCGACGCGCGCATTGTCGACGGGTCAGCGCAAGCGTCTTGCCCTCGTCGTCGCTTATCTGGAAGATCGTCCGTTCTATCTGTTCGACGAATGGGCCGCGGATCAGGATCCTTCGTTCAAGGCGGTGTTCTACGAGCAATTGCTGCCGGAGTTGCGCGCGCGTGGCAAGACAGTCGTCGTGATTACGCATGACGACCGCTACTTCCCGGTCGCGGACCGCGTGCTCAAGCTCGACAATGGCGCGATCGTCAACGAAACGCGCGGCGTGCAGCATGCGGTTGCGGGACACAGCGCAGCGCGCGCGACGATGCATGCAGACGTGCAACAGCCGAAGCGGGACGCGAGCTGA
- a CDS encoding ABC transporter substrate-binding protein: protein MPAMKRALCATVSAACVAFACSAAATGVTGAPDRAAAFCTPLSANPTVTQASDPLPVHPKRIVVLEFMFAEALLSLDITPAGMVDTAYYPSWIGYRVERMQSVPDVGTRQEPSLEAIAALKPDLIIGVGFRHAPVFEALESIAPTVLFQFSPDMELDGERVTQLEWARRIFDTIGCMTGRMLQAQAVERQLDDGLARDAKRLADAERTHADFALLQELGLPDRYWAYTGNSMAGGVAKQLGLTLWPAQPTREGTRYVTSEDLLKRPKTSILLTSATGPEVKLDAKLDSPVWRFVPARRDARVMLVERNVWGFGGPMSALKLSHALTDALLSLPPVTPSRACAPR from the coding sequence ATGCCTGCGATGAAGCGGGCGTTGTGCGCGACCGTTAGCGCTGCATGCGTCGCGTTTGCCTGTTCAGCAGCCGCAACGGGCGTGACAGGCGCGCCGGATCGCGCGGCCGCCTTCTGCACGCCGCTGTCGGCGAATCCCACCGTGACGCAGGCGAGCGACCCGCTGCCCGTGCATCCGAAGCGCATCGTCGTGCTCGAGTTCATGTTTGCCGAAGCGCTGCTTTCACTCGACATCACACCCGCCGGCATGGTCGACACGGCGTATTACCCATCGTGGATCGGTTATCGCGTCGAGCGCATGCAGTCGGTGCCGGATGTAGGCACGCGTCAGGAGCCGAGCCTCGAAGCGATTGCCGCGCTCAAGCCCGATCTCATCATTGGCGTAGGCTTCCGGCACGCACCTGTCTTCGAAGCGCTGGAATCGATCGCTCCCACCGTGCTATTCCAGTTCAGCCCGGACATGGAGCTCGACGGCGAAAGGGTGACGCAACTCGAATGGGCGCGCAGGATCTTCGATACGATCGGCTGCATGACGGGCCGCATGCTTCAGGCGCAGGCAGTCGAACGGCAACTCGATGACGGCCTCGCACGCGATGCAAAACGTCTCGCCGATGCGGAGCGCACACATGCCGATTTCGCGCTGCTGCAGGAACTCGGCCTTCCCGACCGATACTGGGCCTACACGGGAAACAGCATGGCGGGCGGCGTGGCGAAGCAGCTCGGCCTCACGCTGTGGCCCGCGCAACCGACGCGTGAAGGCACACGGTATGTAACGTCCGAAGACCTGTTGAAGCGCCCGAAAACAAGCATATTGCTGACTAGCGCCACGGGTCCGGAAGTGAAGCTCGACGCGAAGCTCGATTCGCCTGTGTGGCGCTTCGTGCCCGCGCGCCGCGACGCACGCGTGATGCTGGTGGAGCGTAACGTATGGGGCTTTGGCGGTCCGATGTCGGCGCTGAAGCTGTCGCATGCGTTGACGGACGCGTTGCTGTCGTTGCCTCCCGTTACGCCGTCGCGGGCTTGCGCGCCGCGCTGA
- the fhuF gene encoding siderophore-iron reductase FhuF codes for MSSDARPFAALASDSPLAAYVERVWLGVPAAPNVGDGMQVRVPLTVLATQREAILDAMTLRYGGDAERHARALLSQWSKYYFALAVPAALVSALVLQRPLDMAPARCVLLLTDGMPEALYLPHDALGEMTDDPARRYASLIDEHLHSLVDQLASMTKIAPRVLWSNVGNLLDSLFEQCAAMPGAQRDAAWMFESRALFGADEPNPLRTPVRHVTPASKRLPVPFRARRVCCVRYEIPGEDQLCASCPLLLTMSDEKLALQECLR; via the coding sequence ATGTCGTCCGATGCCAGGCCGTTCGCGGCGCTCGCCTCTGACTCGCCGCTCGCCGCTTATGTCGAACGCGTGTGGCTCGGCGTGCCTGCCGCACCGAACGTCGGCGACGGCATGCAGGTCCGCGTGCCGCTCACCGTACTCGCGACGCAGCGCGAAGCGATCCTGGACGCGATGACGCTGCGCTACGGTGGCGATGCCGAGCGCCATGCCCGCGCGCTGCTATCTCAGTGGAGCAAATACTATTTCGCGCTTGCGGTGCCGGCTGCGTTGGTGTCCGCGCTAGTCCTGCAGCGGCCCCTCGATATGGCGCCCGCGCGCTGCGTGTTGCTGCTGACCGACGGAATGCCCGAAGCATTGTATTTGCCGCATGACGCGCTCGGCGAGATGACGGATGACCCCGCGCGACGTTACGCATCTTTAATCGATGAACATTTGCACAGCTTGGTGGACCAGCTCGCGAGCATGACGAAGATCGCGCCGCGTGTGCTGTGGAGTAACGTCGGCAATCTGCTGGACTCGCTTTTCGAACAATGCGCAGCGATGCCGGGCGCGCAGCGTGACGCCGCGTGGATGTTCGAATCGCGCGCATTGTTCGGCGCAGACGAACCGAATCCGCTGCGCACGCCTGTGCGCCACGTCACGCCCGCTTCGAAGCGGTTGCCCGTACCATTTCGCGCACGCCGTGTTTGCTGCGTGCGCTATGAAATCCCCGGAGAAGATCAACTGTGTGCGAGCTGTCCGTTACTACTCACGATGAGCGACGAGAAGCTCGCGCTACAAGAATGCCTGCGATGA
- the fhuB gene encoding Fe(3+)-hydroxamate ABC transporter permease FhuB — protein sequence MTTLAARKRMQRAQPHAPYPRRETQRSRVGLLAVSLTAMLVIVAALRVAPDLSMLLQAATSNATHASEDSALARVLLFYLHVPRVLAALVAGACLGVAGALFQALTRNPLASPDLLGITGGAQLGLLAAMLVPALTGAASVPLLFGCGLLAAACVAAAAGGWRATPLRMVLAGSVCMLLFSAISTLALAFFEQSIAGAALWASGSLYQPGADGLLTAVIWLLLPLGALPLVVRPLDPISLGDDAALAVGVHVDAARFYALLVAVGFASVAVSIAGPMSYVGLIAPNLLRHVRGSRSTRLAALAPLSALVGALLVLSTDSMVLALDLDGTLSTGVAIAVVGTPLMLAMIRHGGTFTSAFAQAGEAATQSARGRFATWIAGLSPFGVTLLVAAVAAVSVYAAGTLGPTSLDPSRWLAAISGQDAVARMLLDLRLPRVVCALFAGALLAASGVLMQSVVRNPLAGPEVLGVTQGASFATLVALLRWPLAAHAAIAVSSLIGGGVTLVAILALNRRTRYAPLAVALTGLVVGTLWTTLAQWVIVQESVQPARFVVWLVGGTYGRSWSDVLALLPWCALALPAFVVLARPLDLLALGDDQAASLGLPVALLRPLALTVATIAACAAVAAVGPIGFVGLMAPHLAAMLGARAHRVRLWLAATCGAAILAAADIGARTLLAPREIPAGVLTALIGAPYLLALLIVQARRERRRGR from the coding sequence ATGACCACGCTCGCCGCACGGAAGCGGATGCAGCGCGCGCAACCGCACGCGCCATACCCACGGCGCGAGACGCAGCGTAGCCGCGTCGGCCTGCTGGCGGTGTCGCTGACGGCGATGCTCGTCATCGTCGCGGCATTGCGCGTCGCGCCCGATCTTTCGATGCTGCTACAAGCCGCAACGTCGAATGCAACGCACGCCAGCGAAGACAGCGCACTCGCGCGTGTGCTGCTGTTCTATCTGCACGTGCCGCGCGTGCTGGCTGCGCTGGTCGCGGGTGCATGTCTCGGCGTGGCGGGGGCGCTGTTTCAGGCGTTGACGCGCAATCCGCTGGCGTCGCCGGACCTGCTCGGCATCACAGGCGGCGCACAACTCGGTCTGCTCGCCGCAATGCTGGTTCCCGCGTTGACAGGCGCGGCTTCGGTGCCGCTGCTGTTCGGTTGCGGCCTGCTTGCTGCGGCATGCGTTGCCGCAGCGGCGGGAGGCTGGCGCGCGACGCCGTTGCGCATGGTGCTTGCAGGCAGTGTCTGCATGCTGCTGTTCTCGGCGATCTCGACGCTCGCGCTCGCGTTCTTCGAGCAGAGTATTGCAGGCGCCGCGTTGTGGGCAAGCGGGAGCCTCTATCAACCCGGCGCTGACGGACTGCTGACAGCCGTTATCTGGCTGCTGTTGCCGCTCGGGGCGCTGCCCCTGGTCGTGCGTCCGCTCGATCCGATTTCGCTCGGCGACGACGCGGCGCTTGCTGTCGGTGTGCATGTCGACGCGGCGCGCTTCTATGCGCTGCTCGTGGCAGTCGGTTTCGCGAGCGTGGCGGTGAGCATCGCGGGGCCGATGTCTTATGTCGGGCTGATCGCGCCGAATCTGTTGCGGCACGTGCGCGGCTCGCGCTCGACACGTCTTGCCGCGCTCGCGCCGCTATCGGCACTGGTCGGCGCGTTGCTCGTGCTCTCGACCGACAGCATGGTGCTCGCGCTCGATCTCGACGGTACGCTGTCGACGGGCGTCGCGATTGCCGTGGTCGGCACGCCTTTGATGCTCGCGATGATCCGGCACGGCGGCACATTTACGTCGGCCTTTGCGCAGGCCGGCGAAGCGGCCACGCAATCGGCGCGCGGCCGCTTTGCCACATGGATTGCGGGGCTTTCTCCATTTGGCGTCACGTTGCTCGTTGCTGCTGTTGCGGCTGTTTCCGTCTATGCAGCAGGCACGCTCGGCCCGACTTCGCTCGATCCGTCGCGCTGGCTTGCTGCGATCAGCGGTCAGGATGCCGTCGCGCGCATGCTGCTCGATCTGCGCTTGCCGCGCGTCGTGTGCGCATTGTTCGCTGGTGCGCTGCTCGCAGCCAGCGGCGTGCTGATGCAAAGCGTCGTGCGCAATCCGCTCGCTGGGCCCGAAGTGCTGGGCGTCACGCAAGGCGCGTCGTTCGCGACGCTCGTCGCGCTGCTGCGGTGGCCGCTCGCCGCGCACGCGGCGATTGCCGTGTCGTCGTTGATCGGCGGCGGCGTCACGCTCGTCGCGATCCTCGCGTTGAACCGGCGCACGCGCTATGCGCCGCTTGCGGTAGCGTTGACGGGGCTGGTCGTCGGTACGCTGTGGACGACGCTCGCGCAGTGGGTGATCGTGCAGGAAAGCGTGCAGCCCGCACGCTTCGTCGTGTGGCTGGTGGGCGGGACATACGGGCGGAGCTGGAGCGACGTGCTGGCTCTGTTGCCGTGGTGTGCGTTGGCGTTGCCTGCGTTCGTTGTGCTCGCACGTCCGCTCGACCTGCTCGCGCTCGGCGACGATCAGGCGGCATCGCTCGGGTTGCCCGTCGCGCTGCTGCGACCGCTCGCGCTGACGGTCGCCACCATTGCGGCATGTGCGGCCGTTGCGGCTGTCGGACCGATCGGTTTCGTCGGCTTGATGGCGCCGCATCTTGCGGCCATGCTCGGTGCACGCGCGCATCGCGTGCGCTTGTGGCTCGCGGCGACTTGCGGTGCAGCGATTCTTGCCGCCGCCGATATCGGTGCGCGTACTCTGCTCGCGCCGCGCGAAATTCCCGCAGGCGTGCTCACGGCACTGATCGGTGCGCCGTATCTGCTCGCGTTGCTGATCGTGCAGGCAAGGCGCGAACGCAGGCGAGGCAGATGA
- a CDS encoding ABC transporter ATP-binding protein yields MKSSSNMALSARSLTVGYRDHIVIDSLDIDVRANRVTALCGPNGCGKSTLLRTLAGLQPALAGDVTVADKPLASYRRRDLARTLTMLSQFNQIPAGLCVRELVAYGRYAHGGWMRGLSKEDHAAIDDALAASGIADDAARDVAALSGGERQRAWIAMALAQRASIVLLDEPTTYLDIHHQLDILGELRRLNRERGLTIVWVLHDLNQAAAYSDEIVLMRDGRIVAQGTPDAIIDPQHLEVTFGVPMLRIAHPQTGAPMCVPAHAESQEATAESADNKGVAA; encoded by the coding sequence ATGAAGAGCAGTTCGAACATGGCACTGTCGGCGCGTTCGCTGACAGTGGGGTATCGCGATCACATCGTGATCGATTCGCTCGACATCGACGTTCGCGCGAATCGCGTCACGGCGCTATGCGGACCGAACGGCTGCGGCAAGAGTACGTTGTTGCGCACGCTTGCTGGTTTGCAGCCGGCGCTTGCGGGGGATGTGACGGTGGCGGATAAGCCGCTCGCGTCGTATCGGCGGCGCGACCTTGCGCGCACGCTGACGATGCTCTCCCAGTTCAATCAGATTCCAGCCGGGCTCTGCGTACGCGAACTGGTCGCTTATGGACGCTACGCGCATGGCGGCTGGATGCGCGGTTTGTCGAAAGAGGATCACGCGGCCATCGACGACGCGCTCGCTGCAAGCGGCATCGCCGACGATGCCGCACGGGACGTCGCCGCGCTGTCCGGCGGCGAGCGTCAGCGCGCGTGGATCGCGATGGCGCTCGCACAGCGCGCATCCATCGTGCTGCTGGATGAGCCGACCACGTATCTCGACATTCATCATCAGCTCGACATTCTCGGCGAGTTGCGCCGGCTGAATCGCGAGCGGGGTTTGACGATCGTCTGGGTGCTGCACGATCTGAATCAGGCTGCCGCCTACAGTGATGAAATCGTGCTGATGCGCGACGGCCGCATCGTCGCGCAAGGCACGCCCGACGCAATCATCGACCCGCAACATCTCGAAGTGACCTTCGGTGTACCGATGCTGCGTATCGCGCATCCGCAAACGGGTGCACCGATGTGTGTGCCCGCGCACGCCGAAAGCCAGGAAGCGACGGCCGAGTCCGCCGACAACAAAGGTGTCGCCGCATGA
- a CDS encoding TauD/TfdA family dioxygenase: protein MTATLPTLDDLRIEPGLPTIVSPRAGRALTLGAAAPLLRDIADNCIERAGGVLFTGFAVPSIDAFQQFAASFGSPLIGYEFASTPRSQVEGAVYTSTEYPPHRSIPLHNEQSYTREWPMRIWFHCALAARTGGATPIADSRVIYRVLDPALIERFARRELLYVRNFGQGLDLPWQQAFGTDRPRAVDAMCAARGIECEWREGDDGDMLLRTRERCQAVAMHPRTGERVWFNQAHLFHLSALDEDMRDALVEAVGIENVPRNVYYGDGTPLEADALAEIRGVLEQQRVVFPWVSGDVLMLDNMLTAHARDPFEGPRKVVVAMAESYRGSADAQRSKTIATAARR, encoded by the coding sequence ATGACAGCGACGCTCCCGACACTCGACGATCTGCGCATCGAGCCGGGTCTGCCAACCATCGTTTCGCCGCGCGCAGGCCGCGCACTGACGCTCGGAGCCGCCGCGCCGCTGTTGCGCGACATCGCGGACAACTGCATCGAGCGCGCAGGCGGCGTGCTATTCACGGGCTTCGCTGTGCCGTCGATCGACGCGTTCCAGCAATTCGCCGCGTCGTTCGGCTCGCCGCTGATCGGCTATGAATTCGCGTCGACGCCGCGCAGCCAGGTTGAAGGCGCCGTGTACACGTCGACCGAGTATCCGCCGCATCGCTCGATTCCGCTGCATAACGAGCAGTCGTATACGCGTGAATGGCCGATGCGTATCTGGTTCCACTGCGCGCTCGCCGCGCGGACGGGCGGCGCGACGCCGATAGCCGACAGCCGTGTGATCTATCGCGTCCTCGATCCTGCATTGATCGAGCGCTTTGCGCGGCGCGAACTGCTGTACGTTCGCAACTTCGGGCAAGGACTCGATTTGCCGTGGCAACAGGCCTTCGGCACCGATCGGCCCCGTGCCGTCGATGCCATGTGCGCGGCACGCGGCATCGAATGCGAATGGCGCGAGGGCGACGACGGCGACATGCTGCTGCGCACGCGCGAACGTTGTCAGGCTGTCGCGATGCATCCGCGCACGGGTGAGCGCGTGTGGTTCAACCAGGCGCATCTATTCCATCTGTCTGCGCTCGATGAAGACATGCGCGATGCACTCGTCGAGGCGGTCGGAATCGAAAACGTGCCGCGCAACGTGTACTACGGCGACGGCACGCCGCTCGAAGCCGATGCCCTCGCGGAAATTCGCGGTGTGCTCGAACAGCAGCGCGTCGTGTTCCCGTGGGTGAGTGGCGACGTGCTGATGCTCGACAACATGCTGACCGCGCATGCTCGCGATCCGTTCGAAGGCCCGCGCAAGGTCGTCGTCGCGATGGCGGAGAGCTATCGCGGGTCGGCGGACGCGCAACGTTCGAAGACAATCGCTACCGCCGCCCGACGATGA
- a CDS encoding MbtH family protein produces MTQNTHQDAQDDVQYTVVVNDEEQYSIWPTFRDVPAGWREVGVRGPKAACLEHIEAVWTDMRPASLRRHMDAAPNTR; encoded by the coding sequence ATGACCCAGAACACACATCAAGACGCACAGGACGACGTTCAATACACAGTCGTCGTCAACGACGAAGAACAATATTCGATCTGGCCGACGTTTCGCGACGTGCCTGCCGGCTGGCGCGAAGTCGGTGTGCGCGGGCCGAAGGCCGCCTGCCTCGAACATATCGAAGCCGTCTGGACGGATATGCGTCCCGCGAGCCTGCGCCGTCACATGGACGCCGCGCCGAACACGCGCTGA
- a CDS encoding RNA polymerase factor sigma-70, whose product MSVEPRAARSRSEAGCEGLLLDVLIENRRALIQLARSFIGCSSRAEDVVHDVFIKLAGFPNQDDVRQPLAYVARMVRNASIDACRRQSLENTWHTCEEDGLDVPSPEPTPESALVTRDTLRHAFDALAQLPERTRSAFERVRLREETLQETARALNVSQTLVHFMVRDAAKHCAECMHAGAKNVAYAKTAGRAKKTCASNVKQMTAS is encoded by the coding sequence ATGTCAGTAGAGCCGCGCGCAGCGCGTTCCCGTAGCGAAGCCGGCTGCGAGGGATTGCTGCTCGATGTGCTGATCGAGAACCGGCGCGCGCTGATCCAGCTCGCGCGTTCGTTCATCGGATGTTCGAGCCGAGCCGAGGACGTCGTGCATGACGTTTTCATCAAACTCGCGGGCTTTCCGAACCAGGACGACGTGCGTCAACCGCTCGCGTACGTCGCGCGCATGGTGCGCAACGCATCGATCGACGCGTGCCGCCGCCAGTCCCTCGAAAACACGTGGCACACGTGCGAGGAAGACGGCCTCGACGTACCGTCGCCGGAACCCACGCCCGAGTCCGCGCTCGTGACGCGCGACACCTTGCGCCACGCATTCGATGCGCTCGCGCAATTGCCCGAGCGCACGCGGAGTGCATTCGAGCGCGTGCGTCTGCGCGAAGAAACCTTGCAGGAAACGGCGCGCGCATTGAATGTTTCGCAGACGCTCGTGCACTTCATGGTCCGCGACGCCGCGAAGCATTGTGCGGAGTGCATGCACGCAGGCGCGAAAAACGTCGCGTATGCGAAGACGGCGGGACGCGCTAAAAAAACCTGCGCGTCGAACGTCAAGCAGATGACGGCCTCGTAA
- a CDS encoding MFS transporter, with protein MSQSITHAYEAGESAASRPDDTALYRKVTLRIVPFLFLCYVISFLDRINIGFAQLQMKHDLGFSDAMYGLGAAVFYIGYVLCEVPSNMLLARFGARRTFTRIMLLWGAASVCMMFVSQPSHFYVLRFMLGVFEAGFFPGIVLYLTYWYPAQRRAVILSIFFAGVAVAGVLGGLVSGWIMRDMAGVMGLYGWQWMFAIEGAPALVCGLLAAFWLVDGPQEAHWLTQQEKAHLVAQRDGEHRPANSHSSRAFVDALRNPRVYLFAFIYFSLTCASLTLNFWMPLMIRDFGVRDVLWISLYTVIPNAIGAVGLILIARHSDRHGERRKHFAACTIGGGVALSLLTLHLSSFAAMLGILSIAAVLIFAALPIFWTVPSGYLSGKAAAAGIGLISSIGITSGILSPWVIGLIKTRTGSMDNALYVLTGLLFLSGIALLRGVPKRAAG; from the coding sequence ATGAGTCAGTCAATCACGCATGCGTACGAGGCCGGCGAGTCCGCCGCCTCGCGCCCGGACGACACCGCGCTGTATCGCAAAGTCACGTTGCGTATCGTGCCGTTCCTGTTTCTCTGTTACGTCATTTCGTTTCTCGATCGCATCAACATCGGCTTCGCGCAGTTGCAGATGAAGCACGACCTCGGCTTCAGCGATGCGATGTACGGACTCGGCGCGGCCGTCTTCTATATCGGCTACGTGCTGTGCGAAGTGCCGAGCAACATGCTGCTCGCCCGCTTCGGCGCGCGCCGCACATTCACGCGGATCATGCTGCTGTGGGGCGCCGCGTCAGTGTGCATGATGTTCGTTTCGCAGCCTTCGCATTTCTATGTGCTGCGCTTCATGCTCGGCGTGTTCGAGGCGGGCTTCTTTCCCGGCATCGTGCTGTATCTGACGTACTGGTATCCGGCGCAGCGGCGCGCGGTGATTCTGTCGATCTTCTTCGCGGGCGTTGCGGTGGCGGGCGTGCTCGGCGGTCTGGTGTCCGGCTGGATCATGCGCGACATGGCCGGCGTGATGGGCCTGTACGGCTGGCAATGGATGTTCGCGATCGAAGGCGCGCCCGCGCTCGTGTGCGGGCTCCTGGCAGCATTCTGGCTTGTCGACGGACCCCAGGAAGCGCATTGGCTCACGCAGCAGGAAAAGGCGCATCTCGTCGCGCAGCGTGATGGGGAGCATCGTCCCGCGAATTCGCATTCGTCGCGCGCGTTCGTCGATGCATTGCGCAATCCGCGTGTCTATCTGTTCGCGTTCATTTACTTCTCGCTGACGTGCGCGTCGCTGACGCTCAACTTCTGGATGCCTCTGATGATCCGCGATTTCGGGGTGCGCGACGTGTTGTGGATCAGCCTGTACACGGTGATTCCGAATGCGATCGGCGCGGTCGGACTGATTCTGATCGCGCGCCACTCGGACCGTCATGGCGAACGGCGCAAGCATTTCGCGGCCTGCACGATCGGCGGCGGCGTGGCGCTATCTTTGCTGACGCTGCATCTGAGCAGCTTTGCCGCGATGCTCGGCATTCTGTCGATCGCGGCCGTGCTGATCTTCGCTGCGTTGCCGATTTTCTGGACGGTGCCGTCCGGCTATCTGTCCGGCAAAGCGGCTGCGGCGGGTATCGGGTTGATCAGCAGTATCGGCATTACGAGCGGCATCCTGAGCCCGTGGGTGATCGGACTCATCAAGACGCGCACGGGCAGCATGGACAATGCGCTGTATGTGTTGACGGGCTTGCTGTTCTTGAGCGGCATCGCACTGTTGCGCGGGGTGCCGAAGAGAGCGGCGGGGTAA
- a CDS encoding DUF2783 domain-containing protein — protein MALITQLNLTQPDDFYEALIDMHRDFDEAQSQAANAQLILLLANHIGDYATLMEAIRFAREGVEQPGATAPRHTADASRVAA, from the coding sequence GTGGCACTCATCACCCAACTCAATCTGACACAGCCCGACGACTTCTACGAAGCGCTGATCGACATGCATCGCGACTTCGACGAGGCGCAAAGCCAGGCCGCGAATGCGCAGTTGATCCTGCTGCTCGCGAATCATATCGGCGATTACGCGACACTGATGGAAGCGATCCGCTTCGCACGCGAAGGTGTCGAGCAACCGGGCGCAACCGCGCCACGGCACACAGCCGACGCTTCGCGCGTCGCTGCCTGA